One segment of Streptomyces sp. NA02950 DNA contains the following:
- a CDS encoding ABC transporter permease, with product MSIIADRPHSPEPETAGPTAPVTPPRFRGSGPLRQIQVLSGRSLRALREPALVLPGILEPILMLTVFSQVFKSVSQTQSFPAGVSYIDYLLPAFLITSAISAGLKSGVALTTELNNGIISRFKSMPIHTGTILIGRSIADTVLNAVNMVVMLVAGALVFGYGPQGGVLGSLGALLVAMVLGWSLGWVFMALSAWLRKPEAMQPVGGMVNMVLLFASNAFVPTDGLPSWLRAFAEVNPMSHAITAARDLALGDPDAGTVLATFGICGVVVAVIAPLAIRNFRRAS from the coding sequence ATGAGCATCATCGCCGACCGCCCGCACTCCCCGGAGCCGGAGACCGCCGGCCCGACCGCCCCGGTCACCCCGCCGCGCTTCCGCGGTTCTGGCCCGCTGCGGCAGATCCAGGTGCTCTCCGGACGGTCGCTGCGGGCGCTGCGCGAACCGGCCCTGGTGCTGCCGGGCATCCTGGAGCCGATCCTGATGCTGACCGTCTTCAGCCAGGTCTTCAAAAGCGTGTCGCAGACACAGTCGTTCCCGGCGGGCGTCAGCTACATCGACTATCTGCTGCCCGCCTTCCTCATCACCAGCGCGATCAGCGCGGGGCTGAAGTCGGGTGTGGCGCTGACCACCGAGCTGAACAACGGGATCATCTCCCGCTTCAAGTCCATGCCGATCCACACCGGCACCATCCTCATCGGCCGCAGCATCGCCGACACCGTGCTCAACGCGGTGAACATGGTGGTGATGCTGGTGGCAGGTGCCCTGGTCTTCGGCTACGGCCCGCAGGGCGGGGTGCTGGGCTCCCTGGGGGCGCTGCTGGTGGCGATGGTCCTCGGCTGGTCGCTGGGCTGGGTGTTCATGGCGCTGTCCGCGTGGCTGCGCAAGCCGGAGGCGATGCAGCCGGTGGGCGGCATGGTCAACATGGTGCTGCTGTTCGCCTCCAACGCGTTCGTCCCGACCGACGGACTGCCGTCCTGGCTGCGGGCGTTCGCGGAGGTGAACCCGATGTCCCACGCCATCACCGCGGCGCGCGACCTGGCCCTGGGCGACCCGGACGCCGGGACGGTGCTGGCCACGTTCGGCATCTGCGGCGTGGTCGTGGCCGTCATCGCCCCGCTGGCCATCCGCAACTTCCGCCGCGCGAGCTGA
- a CDS encoding ATP-binding cassette domain-containing protein, producing the protein MMIDVSHISKRFGTMTALDDVSLAVPRGSVLGLLGHNGAGKTTLVSILSTLTRPSSGRARVAGLDVTARAEEVRRLIGLTGQYAAVDETLPGRANLILLARLLGATRTEAAERADELLELFDLTGAGRRNAKNYSGGMRRRLDLAASLVGRPEVIFLDEPTTGLDPVARRGLWEIVERLVQDGTTVLLTTQYLEEADTLADSITVLAAGRVIASGTAAELKERVGRRSVSVTLRRAEDRARTVQALRRAALVPAHDEDGLVLTVPVADSTDIAVVVRAVDEAATDMAGLAFSEPTLDDVYMALNHPTAAHHATNAGNPTEAGTSS; encoded by the coding sequence ATGATGATCGACGTCTCGCATATCTCGAAGCGATTCGGGACGATGACCGCGCTCGACGATGTGAGCCTCGCGGTGCCGCGGGGCTCGGTCCTGGGTCTGCTCGGCCACAACGGCGCCGGAAAGACCACCCTGGTCAGCATTCTGAGCACGCTGACCCGCCCCTCCTCCGGACGGGCCCGGGTCGCCGGGCTCGATGTCACCGCCCGGGCCGAGGAGGTGCGCCGGCTCATCGGGCTCACCGGCCAGTACGCGGCGGTGGACGAGACGCTCCCCGGGCGCGCCAATCTGATCCTGCTGGCCCGGCTGCTGGGCGCCACGCGCACGGAGGCGGCGGAACGGGCCGACGAGTTGCTGGAGCTGTTCGATCTGACCGGAGCCGGACGCCGCAACGCCAAGAACTACTCCGGCGGGATGCGGCGGCGGCTCGATCTGGCGGCCAGTCTGGTCGGCCGCCCCGAGGTGATCTTCCTCGACGAGCCGACCACCGGACTGGACCCGGTGGCCCGGCGCGGACTGTGGGAGATCGTGGAGCGGTTGGTGCAGGACGGCACCACGGTCCTGCTGACCACGCAGTACCTGGAGGAGGCCGACACGCTGGCCGACTCCATCACGGTGCTCGCCGCGGGCCGGGTCATCGCCTCGGGCACCGCCGCCGAGCTGAAGGAGCGGGTGGGGCGGCGCAGTGTCTCCGTCACCCTGCGCCGGGCCGAGGACCGGGCCCGTACGGTCCAGGCGCTGCGCCGGGCCGCCCTGGTTCCGGCCCATGACGAGGACGGGCTCGTCCTCACCGTGCCGGTGGCCGACTCCACGGACATCGCGGTGGTGGTCCGGGCCGTGGACGAGGCCGCTACGGACATGGCGGGGCTCGCGTTCTCCGAACCGACCCTCGACGACGTGTACATGGCCCTGAACCACCCCACGGCAGCGCACCACGCCACCAACGCCGGTAACCCGACCGAGGCAGGGACGTCCTCATGA
- a CDS encoding sensor histidine kinase encodes MGRESGHGNRYGSWRTAVRAVCGGAAGLAVVGGLAVGSAAGWVAAVSMVVAVGATLVTVGWWPRTRARLGATAAVVAVVSAVATVLTGDAGEDSPLGVLMLVEFAAVTALVFVVTRFAPAPQGVPLVLLLSAAGSTVILRVGAYESFLEAFGQCAFMGLGAIGATLVGGYLRALDARRLNSVRAARRSQRLELARDLHDFVAHDVSGIVVLAQAAQLVGAEQPERLMPLLRQIEAAGQQALRSMDRTVRMLGDADTGGGEAEDRPRTYGLEDITDVVERFRSSGRAEVRLELELTAEAIARVPREVASTAHRMVVEALTNVRRHARTAATVRVRVALERRGNALAVSVVNGVEALSSGSGGHVGEDGRRGGTGLLGLTERIEALGGTLSAGPDAGGGWRTAAVLPLADAGSTPR; translated from the coding sequence TTGGGCAGGGAGAGCGGACACGGAAACCGGTACGGCTCCTGGCGCACCGCCGTCCGGGCCGTGTGCGGGGGCGCGGCGGGGCTGGCCGTGGTGGGCGGGCTCGCGGTGGGGTCCGCGGCCGGGTGGGTTGCGGCCGTGTCGATGGTGGTGGCGGTGGGGGCCACGCTGGTGACGGTCGGGTGGTGGCCGCGCACCCGGGCGCGGCTCGGGGCGACGGCGGCGGTGGTGGCCGTGGTCTCCGCGGTGGCGACCGTGCTCACGGGGGACGCCGGGGAGGACTCGCCGCTCGGGGTACTGATGCTGGTGGAGTTCGCGGCGGTCACGGCGCTGGTGTTCGTGGTGACCCGGTTCGCGCCCGCGCCGCAGGGGGTGCCGCTGGTGCTGCTGCTGTCGGCCGCCGGGTCCACGGTGATCCTGCGGGTGGGGGCATACGAATCGTTCCTCGAGGCGTTCGGGCAGTGCGCGTTCATGGGGCTCGGGGCCATCGGCGCGACGCTGGTCGGCGGGTACTTACGGGCGCTGGACGCGCGGCGGCTGAACTCGGTGCGGGCCGCGCGCCGCAGCCAGCGGCTGGAACTCGCCCGGGACCTGCATGACTTCGTCGCCCACGACGTCTCCGGCATCGTGGTGCTCGCCCAGGCCGCGCAGCTGGTGGGGGCCGAGCAGCCGGAGCGGCTGATGCCGCTGCTGCGGCAGATCGAGGCGGCCGGACAGCAGGCGCTGCGTTCGATGGACCGTACGGTGCGCATGCTCGGTGACGCCGACACCGGGGGCGGCGAGGCGGAGGACCGGCCGCGGACGTACGGGCTGGAGGACATCACCGATGTGGTGGAGCGGTTCCGCTCCTCGGGGCGGGCCGAGGTACGGCTCGAACTGGAGCTGACCGCCGAGGCGATCGCGCGGGTGCCGCGCGAGGTGGCGAGCACCGCGCACCGGATGGTGGTGGAGGCGCTCACCAACGTCCGCCGTCACGCCCGCACGGCGGCCACCGTACGGGTGCGGGTGGCGCTGGAGCGCCGCGGCAACGCGCTGGCCGTGAGCGTGGTCAACGGCGTCGAGGCCCTCAGCTCGGGCTCCGGCGGCCATGTCGGCGAGGACGGCCGCCGGGGCGGCACCGGGCTGCTGGGGCTGACCGAGCGCATCGAGGCGCTGGGCGGCACGCTCAGCGCGGGCCCGGACGCGGGGGGCGGCTGGCGGACGGCCGCCGTTCTGCCGCTCGCCGACGCCGGTAGTACGCCACGGTGA
- a CDS encoding alpha/beta fold hydrolase, whose product MLVLAGELDSGPRPRVAAGIASLFRHAELTVQPGAGHHPRLDVPVRFTRTVAAFLTRWALVGIRGAGHGESGEGRRGRGPCPRSGG is encoded by the coding sequence GTGCTGGTACTCGCAGGTGAACTGGACAGCGGCCCGCGCCCCCGGGTCGCCGCCGGCATCGCGTCGTTGTTCCGCCATGCCGAACTGACCGTCCAGCCGGGCGCCGGCCACCACCCACGGCTGGACGTCCCCGTCCGCTTCACACGGACCGTCGCCGCCTTCCTCACCCGCTGGGCCCTGGTGGGGATCCGCGGTGCGGGGCACGGCGAGAGCGGCGAGGGCCGCCGTGGCCGGGGGCCGTGCCCGCGGTCAGGCGGATGA
- a CDS encoding thioesterase II family protein: protein MSRSLLRPLPRPGATRTLLCLSFCGGGTASFRPWAEALPPDVELVLYCYPGREGRYTVPFAADWNALIADALEAVRTVAAERPYLLLGHSMGAWVAFDLTCRLEAGAGAPPRALIASGADSPVRWAEKRRETPTPRDTDDELLTWMSTVGQLSDVVLAEPELRSMAVEVFRADLLVSDGYRYREGVTVRTPLQVLYGADDDLDAPAARWRPLATGEFRADELPGGHFYTPPVWARLPECIAALHPAPAGGHRSSA, encoded by the coding sequence ATGTCGCGGTCGCTGCTCCGTCCGCTCCCCCGCCCCGGCGCGACCCGGACCCTGCTGTGCCTGAGCTTCTGCGGCGGCGGTACGGCTTCCTTCCGGCCCTGGGCCGAGGCCCTGCCGCCGGATGTGGAGCTGGTGCTGTACTGCTACCCCGGACGGGAAGGCCGATACACGGTTCCTTTCGCGGCCGACTGGAACGCGCTCATCGCGGACGCGCTGGAGGCCGTCCGCACGGTCGCGGCCGAACGCCCCTACCTCCTGCTGGGCCACAGCATGGGCGCCTGGGTCGCCTTCGACCTCACCTGCCGGCTGGAGGCGGGCGCGGGCGCCCCGCCGCGCGCGCTGATCGCCTCCGGCGCCGACTCCCCGGTCCGCTGGGCCGAGAAGCGCCGGGAGACCCCCACCCCGCGCGACACCGACGACGAACTCCTCACCTGGATGAGCACGGTGGGCCAGCTGTCCGACGTGGTGCTCGCCGAACCCGAACTGCGGTCGATGGCGGTCGAGGTGTTCCGCGCCGATCTGCTGGTCTCCGACGGTTACCGCTACCGCGAGGGCGTCACGGTCCGCACCCCGCTCCAGGTGCTGTACGGCGCGGACGACGACCTCGACGCCCCGGCCGCGCGCTGGCGGCCGCTGGCCACCGGGGAGTTCCGCGCCGACGAACTGCCGGGAGGCCATTTCTACACCCCGCCGGTGTGGGCACGCCTGCCCGAGTGCATCGCGGCGCTGCACCCCGCCCCGGCCGGGGGCCACCGGTCATCCGCCTGA
- a CDS encoding MbtH family protein — MANPFEDDEATYYVLVNDEGQHSLWPAFAEIPAGWKSVHGLAARQECLDYINENWTDMRPRSLAEAMAANAS, encoded by the coding sequence ATGGCTAATCCATTCGAGGACGACGAGGCCACCTACTACGTGCTGGTGAACGACGAGGGCCAGCATTCTCTGTGGCCCGCCTTCGCCGAGATCCCGGCCGGCTGGAAGTCCGTCCACGGACTGGCGGCCCGGCAGGAATGCCTCGACTACATCAACGAGAACTGGACCGATATGCGTCCGCGCAGCCTCGCCGAGGCCATGGCCGCCAACGCGTCCTGA
- a CDS encoding acyl carrier protein, producing the protein MATITTERQAAIKEIVCDILELEEDEVTDTSLFIDDHGADSLRAIEILASLEKEFKITIDQSELSEMVNLEKVYQVVAEAPSR; encoded by the coding sequence ATGGCCACGATCACCACGGAGCGCCAGGCAGCGATCAAGGAGATCGTCTGCGACATTCTCGAACTGGAAGAGGACGAGGTGACCGACACCAGCCTCTTCATCGACGACCACGGTGCCGACTCCCTCCGCGCGATCGAGATCCTCGCCTCGCTGGAGAAGGAATTCAAGATCACCATCGATCAGTCCGAACTGAGCGAGATGGTGAATCTGGAGAAGGTCTACCAGGTCGTGGCGGAGGCCCCCAGCCGGTAA
- a CDS encoding beta-ketoacyl synthase — translation MSESRPGAAAVKRRVVLTGFGVISSIGIGAAEFTRSLREGRSGVSPISVFDTEGFAHVNGCEVRGFDPQEWITRTPVQELGRASRFAVAAARMAVTDAGLDPEWLADRRGLISVGTTDGESFELDRLVETELADGPEGMDRQTVRRVPAARLSTTIAQELQLTDVEALTIATACSAGNYAIGYGFDAVSSGEVEFALCGGADAMCRKTFTGFYRLGTIAPECCRPFDIDRKGILTGEGAGVLVLESLESALARGARIYAEVLGYGLNCDAYHQVAPNGASVAACMGIALENAGVKPDEVDLISAHGTGTKANDITESRAIRDVFGNATPRTISLKSMLGHTMGAASALGAIACGLAITHGFIPPTINHTTTDPACEIDCVPNRAVDADLRVVQNNGLAFGGNNAIVILGRYEESESESAPGAVDRPLAGSVS, via the coding sequence ATGTCCGAGTCACGTCCCGGTGCCGCGGCGGTGAAACGCCGTGTGGTGCTCACCGGTTTCGGCGTCATTTCCAGTATCGGTATCGGCGCCGCCGAGTTCACCCGGAGCCTTCGGGAGGGACGCAGCGGAGTCAGCCCCATCTCGGTGTTCGACACCGAGGGTTTCGCGCATGTCAACGGATGCGAGGTCAGGGGATTCGACCCGCAGGAGTGGATCACCCGTACCCCGGTCCAGGAGCTCGGACGGGCCAGCCGGTTCGCCGTCGCGGCGGCCCGGATGGCCGTGACGGACGCGGGCCTCGACCCCGAATGGCTCGCCGACCGGCGCGGCCTGATCTCCGTGGGCACCACCGACGGTGAGTCCTTCGAGCTCGACCGGCTGGTGGAGACCGAACTCGCCGACGGGCCCGAGGGGATGGACCGGCAGACCGTACGCCGGGTCCCGGCCGCCCGGCTGTCCACCACCATCGCGCAGGAGCTCCAGCTCACCGACGTCGAGGCGCTGACCATCGCGACCGCCTGCTCCGCGGGCAACTACGCGATCGGCTACGGCTTCGACGCGGTGAGCTCCGGCGAGGTGGAGTTCGCGCTGTGCGGGGGCGCGGACGCCATGTGCCGCAAGACCTTCACCGGTTTCTACCGGCTGGGCACCATCGCCCCCGAGTGCTGCCGGCCGTTCGACATCGACCGCAAGGGCATCCTCACCGGCGAGGGCGCCGGGGTGCTGGTGCTGGAGAGCCTGGAATCGGCGCTGGCGCGCGGTGCCCGGATCTACGCCGAGGTGCTGGGCTACGGCCTCAACTGCGACGCCTACCACCAGGTCGCGCCGAACGGGGCGAGCGTCGCCGCCTGTATGGGGATCGCCCTGGAGAACGCCGGGGTCAAACCGGACGAGGTCGATCTGATCTCCGCCCACGGCACCGGCACCAAGGCCAACGACATCACCGAATCGCGGGCCATCCGCGACGTGTTCGGGAACGCCACCCCGCGCACCATCTCGCTGAAGTCGATGCTGGGCCACACCATGGGCGCGGCCAGCGCGCTGGGCGCCATCGCCTGCGGGCTCGCCATCACCCACGGCTTCATCCCGCCGACCATCAACCACACCACCACCGACCCGGCCTGCGAGATCGACTGTGTGCCCAACCGGGCCGTGGACGCCGATCTGCGGGTGGTGCAGAACAACGGGCTCGCGTTCGGCGGCAACAACGCCATCGTGATCCTCGGAAGATACGAGGAGAGCGAGAGCGAGAGCGCCCCGGGCGCCGTGGACCGCCCGCTCGCCGGGAGCGTGTCATGA
- a CDS encoding beta-ketoacyl synthase N-terminal-like domain-containing protein, with translation MSYPITGVGAVASIGDDPGQIFTALCEGRSGLGPLRGFDRGRFTAQQLFEIDDRSGDDGTDEPGRATRFLLEAVRQAAADAGLPDDLGGTPVLVGTGLRELRSLELWWRDGVPFDAGGLDFGPALRRRFGAYDTHTFAGACSASLYALALGWDLLEQGESDTVIVAGCDTVTESMFGLADRVQFDPPDVVRPFDRARRGTILGEGAAAVVLRREQVADRPVRGWLRSVAVNCDAHHQTAPDADGVRASVERAQRAAGSRPEDIDLVVLHATGTPLNDRTEAEVMAGVFGGPGPALTGIKSLTGHTSGSAGLMSLIVALASVESGRVPPIAHLTDPLPEGAGLRLVRDVPLTTPVRMAQINGFGFGGVNAVAIVAGAA, from the coding sequence ATGAGCTATCCGATCACCGGCGTCGGCGCGGTCGCCAGCATCGGGGACGACCCCGGGCAGATCTTCACCGCGCTGTGCGAGGGCCGCAGCGGGCTCGGCCCGCTGCGCGGTTTCGACCGCGGACGGTTCACCGCCCAGCAGCTCTTCGAGATCGACGACCGCTCCGGCGACGACGGCACCGACGAACCCGGCCGCGCCACCCGCTTCCTGCTGGAGGCCGTCCGGCAGGCCGCCGCCGACGCAGGGCTCCCCGACGACCTCGGCGGCACACCGGTGCTGGTCGGCACCGGACTGCGCGAACTGCGCTCGCTGGAGCTGTGGTGGCGCGACGGCGTCCCGTTCGACGCCGGGGGCCTCGACTTCGGCCCGGCGCTGCGCCGCCGCTTCGGCGCGTACGACACCCACACCTTCGCGGGCGCCTGTTCGGCCTCGCTCTACGCGCTCGCACTCGGCTGGGACCTGCTGGAACAGGGCGAGAGCGACACGGTGATCGTGGCGGGCTGCGACACGGTGACGGAGTCCATGTTCGGCCTGGCCGACCGGGTGCAGTTCGATCCGCCCGACGTCGTCCGCCCCTTCGACCGCGCCCGCCGGGGCACCATCCTCGGCGAGGGCGCCGCGGCCGTCGTGCTGCGCCGGGAGCAGGTGGCGGACCGCCCGGTGCGCGGCTGGCTGCGCTCGGTCGCGGTCAACTGCGACGCCCACCACCAGACCGCGCCGGACGCGGACGGAGTCAGGGCCTCGGTCGAGCGGGCACAGCGGGCGGCGGGCAGCCGCCCCGAGGACATCGACCTGGTGGTGCTGCACGCCACCGGAACACCGCTCAACGACCGTACCGAGGCGGAGGTGATGGCCGGGGTGTTCGGCGGCCCAGGCCCCGCCCTCACCGGGATCAAGTCGCTGACCGGCCACACCTCCGGCTCCGCCGGGCTGATGAGCCTGATCGTGGCGCTGGCGTCGGTGGAGAGCGGCCGGGTGCCGCCGATCGCCCATCTCACCGATCCGCTGCCTGAAGGCGCGGGGCTGCGGCTGGTCCGCGACGTCCCGCTCACCACCCCGGTGCGGATGGCGCAGATCAACGGATTCGGCTTCGGCGGGGTCAACGCCGTCGCGATCGTGGCGGGTGCGGCATGA
- a CDS encoding beta-ketoacyl synthase N-terminal-like domain-containing protein, which translates to MTGTAITGTGVVLPGVNDPAGLLRGPVAGAEPVRPADLIGRKGLRFSDRATQLGLCAAAAALTDAGLLGQDGPRLPGDRVGVVVSSNLGNADTVCRAVETIARETTGGLSPMDTPNASSNIIASETAIRFGLRGPNLTVCNGITSGLDALRWAGLTLRSGRADHMLVIGVEPDNEITRRLTGGPVVDGGAAVVVSRTDAVDRTDAVGVAAPRLLLGPSVRTGKLPDAAARLTGAVPDEGALWLCPDPALVPSGAATAGLSGWGECSGALGLLQCAAAVGWADSGRTGPVYALLGGAGTEATGTAFLPVEPPARPADPALAAERAA; encoded by the coding sequence ATGACGGGGACGGCGATCACGGGCACGGGCGTGGTGCTGCCCGGGGTGAACGACCCGGCGGGGCTGCTGCGCGGCCCCGTGGCCGGTGCCGAGCCGGTGCGGCCCGCCGACCTCATCGGCAGGAAGGGGCTGCGCTTCAGCGACCGGGCCACCCAGCTCGGCCTGTGCGCGGCGGCCGCCGCGCTGACCGACGCCGGACTGCTCGGCCAGGACGGCCCGCGGCTCCCCGGCGACCGGGTGGGGGTGGTGGTCAGCTCCAACCTGGGCAACGCCGACACCGTCTGCCGGGCGGTGGAGACCATCGCCCGGGAGACCACCGGCGGGCTGAGCCCCATGGACACCCCCAACGCCTCCAGCAACATCATCGCCTCCGAGACCGCGATCCGCTTCGGGCTGCGCGGACCCAACCTGACGGTGTGCAACGGCATCACCTCCGGGCTGGACGCCCTGCGCTGGGCCGGGCTGACGCTGCGGTCCGGGCGCGCCGATCACATGCTGGTGATCGGGGTCGAACCGGACAACGAGATCACCCGGCGGCTGACCGGCGGACCGGTGGTCGACGGCGGCGCGGCCGTGGTGGTGAGCCGTACGGACGCGGTGGACCGTACGGACGCGGTGGGCGTGGCCGCTCCCCGGCTGCTGCTCGGCCCCTCGGTGCGGACCGGGAAACTGCCCGACGCCGCCGCCCGGTTGACCGGTGCCGTACCGGACGAGGGCGCGCTGTGGCTGTGCCCCGATCCGGCGCTCGTCCCGTCCGGCGCGGCGACGGCCGGGCTGTCCGGCTGGGGCGAGTGCTCCGGCGCGCTGGGGCTGCTCCAGTGCGCGGCCGCCGTCGGCTGGGCCGACTCCGGCCGGACCGGACCGGTGTACGCGCTGCTGGGCGGGGCCGGTACCGAGGCGACCGGTACGGCCTTCCTCCCGGTGGAGCCTCCGGCCCGCCCCGCGGATCCGGCTCTCGCGGCGGAGCGTGCGGCGTGA
- a CDS encoding alpha/beta fold hydrolase — translation MKRVVLLHGLGNSGGIWSACAAHWRPDTEIHAPELPWSGAGITGWRHERDSARLLEEVLAAVPGGADLVVAHSFASMPLLELLGRRALAGDPLEVSGAVLVNPFYRPSADDFPWAVIAPLLESFPATMAEGVRLQSGDRPIDPELRADIAQRLCEFVGPYGWLRFLDAYLSTPLVPVHTIGTPCLVIGGGRDATVDVAEARALGAALPRGRARILPGGGHFPMLEGPGWFTGAVHDFLDGLARRARSDSGAYPVGT, via the coding sequence GTGAAACGGGTCGTCCTGCTGCACGGACTGGGCAACAGCGGCGGCATCTGGTCCGCGTGCGCCGCCCACTGGCGTCCCGACACGGAGATCCACGCGCCCGAACTCCCCTGGAGCGGGGCCGGGATCACCGGATGGCGGCACGAGCGGGACTCGGCCCGGCTGCTGGAGGAGGTGCTCGCGGCGGTGCCCGGTGGCGCCGATCTGGTGGTCGCCCACTCCTTCGCCTCGATGCCGCTGCTGGAGCTGCTCGGCCGCCGCGCGCTGGCCGGGGACCCGCTGGAGGTGTCCGGAGCGGTGCTGGTGAACCCCTTCTACCGGCCGTCGGCGGACGATTTCCCCTGGGCCGTGATCGCGCCGCTGCTGGAGTCCTTCCCGGCCACCATGGCCGAGGGCGTCCGGCTCCAGTCCGGTGACCGGCCGATCGACCCGGAGCTGCGGGCCGATATCGCCCAGCGGCTCTGCGAGTTCGTCGGCCCCTACGGCTGGCTGCGCTTCCTGGACGCCTACTTGAGCACCCCGCTGGTCCCGGTGCACACCATCGGCACCCCGTGTCTGGTCATCGGCGGCGGCCGGGACGCCACCGTCGATGTCGCCGAGGCCCGCGCGCTGGGCGCCGCCCTGCCGCGCGGCCGGGCCCGGATCCTGCCCGGTGGCGGCCACTTCCCGATGCTGGAGGGCCCCGGGTGGTTCACCGGCGCCGTACACGACTTCCTCGACGGACTCGCCCGGCGCGCCCGGAGCGACAGCGGTGCGTACCCCGTCGGCACCTGA
- a CDS encoding beta-ketoacyl synthase N-terminal-like domain-containing protein, with translation MSGGTSAPAAAPPVISAWSAVSPYGLGAPALVDGLRSGRPTGAPVDTARWRVPGGTAHLVPGFETRQVLGKKGTRSMDRVTGLAVSAVGGLLDQPEADRERETGERAGLVLGTTTGSAESMMDFTRTSLEGEAPFDVDPAVMPNAVMNCAAGQCSIWYGIRGPNTTLAGGRTAGLAALHYSARLLASGRAGSVLCAAAEEFSRARYWLERHSRGDQDVALGEGAAVLLVQRPDAVSPGRPPLAEILSVRTRVATGDRVRPVLEACVASALEAAGARPRDVWAASPGDAPGRLGRDERDALTALFGAEALERVPGVGRLGDVSAASATFQIAFLLATAALSDEAAGRLAVVTSADRDGSLVCAVLRLVAA, from the coding sequence ATGAGCGGCGGGACAAGCGCACCGGCGGCCGCGCCACCGGTGATCTCCGCGTGGTCGGCGGTCTCCCCGTACGGCCTGGGCGCCCCGGCGCTGGTGGACGGGCTCCGCTCGGGCCGGCCGACCGGCGCCCCGGTGGACACCGCCCGCTGGCGGGTGCCCGGGGGAACCGCCCATCTGGTGCCCGGTTTCGAGACCCGCCAGGTGCTCGGCAAGAAGGGCACCCGCTCCATGGACCGGGTGACCGGTCTCGCGGTCAGCGCGGTCGGCGGGCTGCTGGACCAGCCGGAGGCGGACCGGGAGCGGGAGACCGGGGAACGGGCCGGGCTGGTACTCGGCACCACCACCGGAAGCGCCGAGTCGATGATGGACTTCACCCGCACCTCCCTGGAGGGCGAGGCGCCGTTCGACGTGGACCCGGCCGTGATGCCCAACGCGGTGATGAACTGCGCGGCCGGACAGTGCTCCATCTGGTACGGCATCCGGGGCCCCAACACCACGCTCGCCGGGGGCCGTACGGCCGGGCTCGCCGCCCTCCACTACTCGGCCCGGCTGCTGGCGTCGGGGCGCGCCGGATCGGTGCTGTGCGCCGCGGCCGAGGAGTTCTCCCGGGCCCGCTACTGGCTGGAGCGGCACAGCCGCGGGGATCAGGACGTGGCGCTGGGCGAGGGCGCGGCGGTGCTGCTGGTCCAGCGACCGGACGCGGTCAGCCCCGGCCGGCCCCCACTCGCCGAGATCCTGTCCGTGCGCACCCGGGTGGCCACCGGCGACCGGGTGCGGCCGGTGCTGGAGGCGTGTGTGGCCTCGGCCCTGGAGGCGGCCGGCGCCCGGCCCCGGGACGTCTGGGCCGCGAGCCCCGGCGACGCCCCCGGGCGGCTCGGACGGGACGAACGCGACGCGCTGACCGCGCTGTTCGGCGCCGAGGCGCTGGAGCGGGTGCCCGGGGTGGGGCGGCTGGGCGACGTCTCGGCCGCCTCGGCCACCTTCCAGATCGCCTTTCTGCTGGCCACCGCCGCGCTGTCGGACGAGGCGGCCGGCCGGCTCGCGGTGGTGACCTCCGCCGACCGGGACGGTTCACTGGTCTGTGCCGTACTGCGGCTGGTGGCGGCGTGA